A genomic region of Mycobacterium senriense contains the following coding sequences:
- a CDS encoding ferredoxin gives MRVTVDENLCEANGFCESLAAEVFELGDEDVVQIADGPVPPRLEIDVRAAVDQCPKAALRLQD, from the coding sequence ATGCGAGTAACGGTCGACGAGAACTTGTGTGAGGCCAACGGCTTCTGCGAATCGCTCGCGGCGGAAGTGTTCGAACTGGGTGACGAAGACGTGGTGCAGATCGCGGACGGCCCCGTGCCGCCGCGCCTGGAAATCGACGTGCGCGCCGCAGTGGACCAATGTCCCAAGGCCGCGTTGCGTCTGCAGGACTGA
- a CDS encoding cytochrome P450 — protein MNVNATPAGGREVPEPMGVRMTAAAVDLSDFALWRNGFPDELFADLRRTMPLFKHDLTPGVADTVQRQFWVATKHRHAVRLHRDTESFTAADGPLIQPVAMFSSFPTIITLDPPDLNKRRKLISNAFNPRAIAKLENGIRARAARMIDGLLAEGGGDWIEDVADALPMSVIGDIIGIPEEDRPRIFDIFDRILKALAPEAGPSGQVELELFGSVFEYAMELTAEKRRDPTDDIWSTLASAVITGDDGEQFSLPENELEFFFFVLAFAGSDTTKNALAIGLQAFVANPEQIDRYRADEALRPGAVEEVLRWASPVAYWTRTAKVDLEMDGQRIAKGDRVVSTLRSANRDEEVFESPFTFDIGRQPNPHVAFGGGGPHHCLGAMLARAELRAVLDELFLRCDDIEIGPAKVAHPNLTTNMSIYDEMAISLTERR, from the coding sequence TTGAACGTCAACGCGACGCCGGCCGGCGGTCGCGAGGTGCCTGAGCCAATGGGGGTTCGCATGACGGCCGCTGCGGTGGACCTTTCCGACTTCGCCTTATGGCGTAACGGTTTTCCCGACGAGTTGTTCGCCGACCTGCGGCGCACCATGCCACTTTTCAAGCACGATCTGACACCGGGTGTCGCCGACACCGTCCAGCGCCAGTTCTGGGTGGCTACCAAACACCGGCACGCGGTCCGCTTGCACCGCGACACCGAGTCATTCACCGCGGCCGACGGCCCACTGATTCAGCCGGTCGCCATGTTCTCGTCGTTCCCGACGATCATCACGCTGGACCCGCCGGACCTGAACAAGCGCCGCAAACTGATCTCCAACGCCTTCAACCCGCGTGCGATCGCCAAGCTGGAGAACGGCATCCGGGCGCGCGCGGCGCGGATGATCGACGGCCTGCTGGCCGAGGGTGGTGGGGACTGGATCGAGGACGTCGCCGACGCGTTACCGATGTCGGTGATCGGCGACATCATCGGCATCCCGGAGGAGGACCGGCCGCGAATCTTCGACATCTTCGACCGCATCCTCAAGGCGCTTGCGCCCGAGGCGGGCCCGAGCGGGCAGGTGGAACTCGAGCTGTTCGGCTCGGTCTTCGAATACGCGATGGAGCTCACCGCCGAAAAGCGGCGCGATCCCACAGACGACATCTGGAGCACGCTGGCCTCCGCGGTGATCACCGGTGACGACGGTGAACAGTTCAGCCTGCCCGAGAACGAACTCGAGTTCTTCTTTTTCGTGCTCGCATTCGCCGGCAGCGACACCACCAAGAACGCACTGGCCATCGGGCTGCAGGCGTTCGTCGCCAATCCCGAGCAGATCGACCGCTATCGCGCGGACGAAGCGCTGCGGCCCGGCGCGGTCGAGGAGGTGCTGCGCTGGGCGTCGCCGGTGGCGTACTGGACGCGCACCGCGAAGGTCGACCTCGAGATGGACGGCCAGCGCATCGCCAAGGGCGATCGCGTCGTGTCGACGCTGCGTTCGGCCAACCGCGACGAGGAGGTTTTCGAATCCCCGTTCACCTTCGACATCGGCCGCCAGCCCAATCCCCACGTGGCGTTCGGGGGCGGCGGACCACATCACTGCCTGGGCGCGATGCTGGCCCGCGCCGAACTCCGCGCGGTCCTCGACGAGCTGTTTTTGCGCTGCGATGACATCGAGATCGGCCCGGCGAAGGTGGCCCATCCGAACCTGACCACCAACATGTCGATCTATGACGAGATGGCCATCTCGCTGACCGAGCGGCGCTGA